In the genome of Lacerta agilis isolate rLacAgi1 chromosome 2, rLacAgi1.pri, whole genome shotgun sequence, one region contains:
- the LOC117041216 gene encoding C-type lectin domain family 4 member M-like isoform X2, whose translation MEASSNKWDPSGQEELSVEEQNYFPRKRGFHIPQFIRRNPVIICCAILGTGLVCSIALLSHSLRNDSTIFKDNSRRNTQWSQMFSNMSKEVSGINTKIMLLQEESKESAVAVLESRNSVPSVLEELAELKKKTGIIAQDVAQVMGELYNITVAVMGNQNSLPYVLEELAELKRENGRIAKDVAQGMAELKEKGNLTPSVVDLGELTELKRLTGRMAKDVIQLLGEFRNFTEELCSGCPQNWVLFEKHCYFFSTSKKPWLAAKQSCEKEGAHLVIINIQAEQSFLVKQLASEHVLWIGLSDTVKEGEWRWVDGTPLSISRPKRKVLQPP comes from the exons ATGGAAGCATCATCTAACAAATGGGACCCCTCAGGGCAAGAGGAATTGTCAGTGGAGGAGCAGAACTATTTCCCTAGGAAGAGAG GTTTCCATATCCCCCAGTTCATCCGAAGGAATCCTGTTATCATCTGCTGTGCCATATTGGGCACTGGCCTTGTGTGTTCCATAGCCCTTCTCTCTCACAGCCTCAGAAATG ACTCAACTATATTCAAAGATAACAGCAGGAGGAACACTCAGTGGTCACAGATGTTCTCTAATA TGTCAAAGGAAGTGTCTGGAATCAATACGAAGATTATGTTGCTCCAAGAAGAGTCCAAGGAATCTGCAG TTGCTGTATTGGAAAGCAGGAATTCAGTGCCCTCTGTGCTAGAAGAACTGGCTGAGCTGAAAAAGAAGACTGGAATAATTGCCCAAGATGTAGCACAAGTGATGGGAGAGTTATACAACATTACAG TTGCTGTAATGGGAAACCAGAATTCATTGCCCTATGTGTTAGAAGAACTGGCTGAGCTGAAAAGGGAAAATGGCAGAATTGCCAAAGATGTAGCACAAGGAATGG CTgagttgaaagaaaaaggaaatttgACTCCCTCTGTGGTGGACCTGGGCGAACTGACTGAATTGAAAAGGCTGACTGGCAGAATGGCCAAAGATGTAATACAGTTACTGGGAGAGTTTCGTAACTTCACAG AGGAGTTGTGCTCTGGCTGCCCACAGAATTGGGTGCtatttgaaaaacactgctactTCTTTTCGACATCAAAAAAACCCTGGTTGGCTGCCAAGCAATCTTGTGAGAAAGAAGGAGCTCACTTGGTTATTATTAACATCCAGGCAGAACAG AGTTTTCTGGTAAAACAACTTGCTAGTGAGCATGTGCTTTGGATTGGCCTGAGTGATACCGTCAAGGAAGGGGAGTGGCGCTGGGTGGATGGCACTCCCTTGTCTATCTC GAGACCTAAGAGGAAAGTACTGCAGCCTCCATAA
- the LOC117041216 gene encoding C-type lectin domain family 4 member M-like isoform X1 codes for MEASSNKWDPSGQEELSVEEQNYFPRKRGFHIPQFIRRNPVIICCAILGTGLVCSIALLSHSLRNDSTIFKDNSRRNTQWSQMFSNMSKEVSGINTKIMLLQEESKESAVAVLESRNSVPSVLEELAELKKKTGIIAQDVAQVMGELYNITVAVMGNQNSLPYVLEELAELKRENGRIAKDVAQGMAELKEKGNLTPSVVDLGELTELKRLTGRMAKDVIQLLGEFRNFTEELCSGCPQNWVLFEKHCYFFSTSKKPWLAAKQSCEKEGAHLVIINIQAEQSFLVKQLASEHVLWIGLSDTVKEGEWRWVDGTPLSISFWGPGEPNNAGQGEDCATLRFNGKWNDAACHGNEYWICEQKC; via the exons ATGGAAGCATCATCTAACAAATGGGACCCCTCAGGGCAAGAGGAATTGTCAGTGGAGGAGCAGAACTATTTCCCTAGGAAGAGAG GTTTCCATATCCCCCAGTTCATCCGAAGGAATCCTGTTATCATCTGCTGTGCCATATTGGGCACTGGCCTTGTGTGTTCCATAGCCCTTCTCTCTCACAGCCTCAGAAATG ACTCAACTATATTCAAAGATAACAGCAGGAGGAACACTCAGTGGTCACAGATGTTCTCTAATA TGTCAAAGGAAGTGTCTGGAATCAATACGAAGATTATGTTGCTCCAAGAAGAGTCCAAGGAATCTGCAG TTGCTGTATTGGAAAGCAGGAATTCAGTGCCCTCTGTGCTAGAAGAACTGGCTGAGCTGAAAAAGAAGACTGGAATAATTGCCCAAGATGTAGCACAAGTGATGGGAGAGTTATACAACATTACAG TTGCTGTAATGGGAAACCAGAATTCATTGCCCTATGTGTTAGAAGAACTGGCTGAGCTGAAAAGGGAAAATGGCAGAATTGCCAAAGATGTAGCACAAGGAATGG CTgagttgaaagaaaaaggaaatttgACTCCCTCTGTGGTGGACCTGGGCGAACTGACTGAATTGAAAAGGCTGACTGGCAGAATGGCCAAAGATGTAATACAGTTACTGGGAGAGTTTCGTAACTTCACAG AGGAGTTGTGCTCTGGCTGCCCACAGAATTGGGTGCtatttgaaaaacactgctactTCTTTTCGACATCAAAAAAACCCTGGTTGGCTGCCAAGCAATCTTGTGAGAAAGAAGGAGCTCACTTGGTTATTATTAACATCCAGGCAGAACAG AGTTTTCTGGTAAAACAACTTGCTAGTGAGCATGTGCTTTGGATTGGCCTGAGTGATACCGTCAAGGAAGGGGAGTGGCGCTGGGTGGATGGCACTCCCTTGTCTATCTC CTTCTGGGGGCCTGGAGAACCCAATAATGCGGGGCAGGGTGAGGACTGCGCTACACTCCGTTTCAATGGGAAATGGAACGATGCTGCATGCCATGGAAATGAATACTGGATCTGTGAACAGAAATGCTAG